A window from Plasmodium gaboni strain SY75 chromosome 9, whole genome shotgun sequence encodes these proteins:
- a CDS encoding putative exported protein (Plasmodium exported protein, unknown function): protein MRLYKEMRKMQKNSVNCIFFKIFIIVIVFCTLQSASHIEKDNLPDLQGGIHISNNIIARSLASAYTSEQRYKKVEMNSNDLERKWKNISFEWRRDLNDICKQIFWEFKKVCIKNNVNEDIENDMWKTWRDQVQNRIIIKEEEDNKDYLKFKETHYTTRDMDKFIYEKTISFKIFNEELLSEKDSFIDCLISKWLKYKEEHLDTKGGKELKEQRKKCKLKKAGKKMKNKKIMEI from the exons ATGagattatataaagaaatgAGAAAAATGCAGAAAAATTCAGTGaattgtatattttttaaaattttcattattGTTATCGTGTTTTGTACCTTACAA agTGCTAGCCATATAGAAAAAGATAATTTACCTGACCTGCAAGGTGGAATACATataagtaataatataatagCTCGTAGTTTGGCATCAGCATATACTTCAGAACaaagatataaaaaggTTGAAATGAATAGTAATGATTTGGAAAGAAAATGGAAGAATATAAGTTTTGAATGGAGAAGAGATTTGAATGATATATGTAAGCAGATATTTTGGgaatttaaaaaagtaTGTATAAAGAATAATGTAAATGAAGATATAGAAAATGATATGTGGAAAACTTGGAGAGATCAAGTACAAAATCgtattataataaaagaagaagaagataataaagattatttaaaatttaaagaaaCCCATTATACTACTAGAGATATGgataaatttatatatgaaaaaaccatatcatttaaaatatttaacGAGGAATTATTGAGTGAAAAAGATTCCTTCATTGATTGTCTTATAAGTAAATGgttaaaatataaagagGAACATTTAGATACAAAAGGAGGTAAGGAATTAAAAGAACAACgtaaaaaatgtaaattaaaaaaggcgggaaagaaaatgaagaacaaaaaaattatggAAATATAA
- a CDS encoding putative phosphatidylinositol N- acetylglucosaminyltransferase subunit P: protein MQSIKEGYAFFILYLSQILWALYLIWAFIFDDILILLYFPFPSKYWAAVIPCAIIFTCFCFFLFTIIYSYVQTEPPNSMHLVHDKYSTFENTITEHSMNCMNDINIEQINKLFYDTSLYFD, encoded by the exons ATGCAATCAATTAAAGAGGGGTATgctttttttattttatatttatcacAAATATTATGGG cgttatatttaatatggGCCTTCATATTTGATGacatattaattttattgtACTTTCCATTTCCATCAAA ATATTGGGCTGCCGTTATACCTTGCGCTATAATTTTTACatgtttttgtttttttttatttacaataatatattcatatgtTCAAACTGAACCCCCTAATTCTATGCACTTGGTACACG ATAAATATTCCACATTTGAAAATACAATCACAGAACATTCAATGAATTGTATGAACGACATAAATATTGAgcaaataaataaattattttatgataCCTCTCTATATTTTGATTAA
- a CDS encoding putative vacuolar protein sorting-associated protein 33, which yields MNSLEELKEQERILLLNILQNFEGKKCLFFEKSLHVMLNVILNDDDINKEQIENIFFVHKINDINVNEVNNISNILFFLRPYFYEIKNIFEIIDKIEKNKSIKKKNNYVFIFVPYMSYLCKQEILKHNVLDIPLKIILFPLYFFPLYNDVYSLEIKNIFKEYYVDNDFSNLIFCSFSLMFLQSLFNGVFKNIKSIGNLSQFISEQLIQLRKEIVASNFNIQSPNNFQDDFYDILTNIQNFQDLKNFKNHNNTTVVPLKYALHKIFIGEKKRKKKKIKRNKLKLSMSEGGDEYFKSLSKEQEQSGDYNKDENEDEDENENEDENEDEDDEDDDEDDDEDDDEDDDEDDDEDDDEEEDNEDDEDEDDEDDDEDDEDDDEDEDDEDDEDDDDNDDNENDDNHDSVNKPSSPKERRTKKIDNENLINLQNEDASKAHFKSPKKKTSCSQNNDSDENEEEKKKDHDQKEKQNILEEHINREEKLNEDSKINNVLIHNDNKNIINNYMDNYSQKDLSNDDKNNFIVKREDSYFTINNNKIKKNEKDSIIDEEIKHEELQKCEEKEGKFYQDEYKNEYIQKNKIKKKKINNLSINNLYLNDEKEYSELLYEHSQESDINYISENNEEQKKNKNKSNNNNNNNNNNNNNNKKHGVAISNKRKKKKKKIQNFSENNNIDHNFMIHCDNTKYLMKKKDRDNLEKKNKKEKNYLLEKIGISNFNFLLNLCDDIDSCIIIDRRVDMITPFCTPFTYEGLIDHFFGIENLQIEIPRYIIFNEENKEKRQYNNNNNMMVNNNMMNNNMMNNNKFDNSYGDANGINKMMKVRVKLKSSVDVLYNDIKDLSQNEIGSFLHKKASDIQKTYKEKDTLKDIEEINQYMRIFKEKHYEHNSLSTHVNIASFILNNIKKEYNFNKLKLEDEIIQLETNTNKNIILSIVKNIQLLIYSNEDIYEVYRLLCLFSILTNGINQNYINELKKDIIEQYGIKELTRLNKLYTCNILKFNNKQKFLWCQLKNNFQLLSNDENDISYVCNGYAPLSVRLIEYIGALKNNLQVFPEIFNLLNGPTLDIIQNPIGYEPIPIQNKNNNNQINLNNKKKNVLLFYIGGISYAEIASIRALNKKNNNYNYLIFTTEIVSSKKFLQSME from the coding sequence ATGAATAGTCTTGAGGAACTGAAAGAGCAGGAAAGGATTCTgcttttaaatatattacaaaattTTGAAGGAAAGAAATGCcttttttttgaaaaatcTTTACATGTTATGCTGAATGTTATATTAAACgatgatgatataaataaagaacaaatagaaaatatatttttcgtacataaaataaacgATATAAATGTTAATGAAGtcaataatatatctaatatattattttttttacgtccttatttttatgaaattaaaaatatttttgaaataattgataaaatagaaaaaaacaaatccattaaaaaaaaaaataattatgtatttatatttgttcCTTATATGAGTTATCTATGTAAAcaagaaatattaaaacataatGTTTTAGATATTCCTCtaaaaattattcttttccctctttattttttcccCTTATATAATGATGTATATAGCttagaaataaaaaatatattcaaagAATATTATGTAGACAATGATTTTAGTAATCTCATTTTTTGTTCCTTTAGCTTAATGTTTCTTCAGTCACTTTTTAATGGcgtttttaaaaatatcaaatCCATAGGAAACCTATCACAATTTATTTCTGAACAATTAATACAATTAAGAAAAGAAATTGTAGCTAgtaattttaatatacaaTCTCCAAATAATTTTCAAGACGATTTTTATGATATCCTAACCAACATACAAAATTTTCAAGACCtcaaaaattttaaaaacCACAACAACACCACAGTGGTCCCTCTTAAATATGCGcttcataaaatatttataggagaaaaaaaaagaaaaaaaaaaaaaataaaaaggaataaGCTAAAATTATCTATGAGCGAAGGGGGAGACGAATATTTTAAGAGTTTAAGTAAGGAGCAGGAGCAAAGTGGAGATTATAACaaagatgaaaatgaagatgaagatgaaaatgaaaatgaagatgaaaatgaagatgAAGATGACGAAGATGATGACGAAGATGATGACGAAGATGATGACgaagatgatgatgaagatgatgacgaagatgatgatgaagaggaagataatgaagatgacgaagatgaagatgacgaagatgatgatgaagatgaCGAAGATGATGACGAAGATGAAGATGACGAAGATGACGAAGATGACGATGACAATGATGACaatgaaaatgatgataacCATGACAGTGTGAATAAACCTTCTAGCCCAAAAGAAagaagaacaaaaaaaatagacAATGAAAACCTTATTAATTTACAAAATGAGGATGCATCCAAAGCACATTTTAAATCACCCAAGAAAAAAACGAGCTGTTCTCAAAATAATGATTCtgatgaaaatgaagaagaaaaaaaaaaagatcacgaccaaaaagaaaaacaaaatatattagaagaacatataaatagagaggaaaaattaaatgaggattctaaaataaataatgttttaatacataatgataataaaaacataattaataattatatggATAATTATTCACAAAAAGATTTATcaaatgatgataaaaataatttcattGTAAAAAGAGAAGATTCCTACTTtactattaataataataaaataaaaaagaatgaaAAGGATAGTATTATagatgaagaaataaaacATGAGGAGTTACAAAAATGTGAAGAGAAAGAAGGGAAATTTTATCAagatgaatataaaaatgaatatatccaaaaaaataaaattaaaaaaaaaaaaataaataatctatccattaataatttatatttaaatgatgaaaagGAATATAGTGAGTTATTATATGAGCATTCCCAAGAAAGtgatataaattatatatctgaaaataatgaagaacaaaaaaaaaataaaaataaaagcaacaataataataataataataataataataataataataataaaaaacaCGGTGTGGCCATATCCAATAAgagaaaaaagaaaaaaaaaaaaattcaaaattttagtgagaataataatattgacCATAATTTTATGATCCATTGTGATAAcacaaaatatttaatgaaaaaaaaagatagagataatttagaaaaaaaaaataaaaaagaaaaaaattatttattagAAAAGATTGGAATATctaattttaattttttattgaaTCTTTGTGATGATATAGATTcatgtattattattgataGACGTGTGGATATGATAACACCATTTTGTACTCCTTTTACATATGAAGGATTAATAGATCATTTTTTCGGTATTGAGAATTTACAAATAGAAATACctagatatattatatttaatgaggaaaataaagaaaaaagacaatataataataataataatatgatggtgaataataatatgatgaataataatatgatgaataataataaatttgaTAACTCATATGGTGATGCTAATGGtataaacaaaatgatGAAGGTACGAgtaaaattaaaaagttCAGTAgatgtattatataatgatataaaagatCTTAGTCAAAATGAAATAGGAAGCtttttacataaaaaaGCTAGTGATATAcaaaaaacatataaagaaaaagataCATTAAAAGATATTGAAGAAATTAATCAATATATGAGgatatttaaagaaaagCATTATGAACATAACTCTTTATCAACACATGTTAATATAGcatcttttattttaaataatataaaaaaagaatataattttaataaattaaagTTAGAAGATGAAATTATACAACTAGAAActaatacaaataaaaatattatattatctattgttaaaaatatacaacTATTAATTTATAGTAATGAAGATATTTATGAAGTATATAgattattatgtttattttcAATTCTTACTAATGGTATTaatcaaaattatattaatgaattaaaaaaagatattataGAACAATATGgaataaaagaattaacTAGATTAAATAAACTATATAcatgtaatatattaaaatttaataataaacaaaaattcTTATGGTGtcaattaaaaaataattttcaaTTGTTATcaaatgatgaaaatgatatatcCTATGTATGTAATGGATATGCACCATTATCTGTTCGTTTAATAGAATATATCGGAgcattaaaaaataatttacaaGTCTTTCCAGAAATATTTAATCTACTCAATGGACCAACTTTAGATATCATACAAAATCCTATAGGATATGAACCCATACCcatacaaaataaaaataataataatcaaattaatctaaataacaaaaaaaaaaatgttctTCTCTTTTATATAGGAGGTATATCATATGCAGAAATAGCATCCATAAGAgcattaaataaaaaaaacaacaaTTATAATTACTTAATTTTTACAACAGAAATTGTGAGCTCAAAGAAATTCTTACAATCAATGGAGTAA
- a CDS encoding hypothetical protein (conserved Plasmodium protein, unknown function), which produces MNKHTFRNNKKKISKDNYEDLKEENQLFFKSLTKINNIYSTILSSSNSSYYFHTYDKNNLSYNNPEKNHYHNKKSKKKKKKKQKIYIYDTIINTNKNDVLSKDKKTNYTSKEDDMYLSYSTKTNKSYSLKKDNSYIFYRIKSNNSLSSYKYTTKYITQYPTFKYCKSIKSKAFKIENKETKKKQRFKQKNMKKFMKKDINKYIYHESNKYTTINKINYFNHKNYITYQKQTYISPQFNHNTQSYKSLFSSSTNNISLTMQAKKKKGKIKKFIHPTNFNCNYCNNYQCNCEQHSKQEYIKYILRTMKKQKNKVNALEKNAERILDIVELLLYKRMKDVYLWKKIICNQERYKELYPRVFYFNNNDPLIDTLDQKKKFLPKIPAHQHLTSYSGPSPFEIFGKYYTSYKDFYKLIKVNIKSYDIQQSSFTFNNFFYKPLLCSDSFELFNYYQNRQLDLNNHIRKTYKKRKQKGTEHIKDINRVDHADNICNLNKVNNFSSCTGKYDLEKRKHINRHNYNFIKMDEIPNELIELLKYKNIHI; this is translated from the exons ATGAACAAGCACACATTcagaaataataaaaaaaaaatatccaaggataattatgaagacttaaaagaagaaaatcAACTGTTCTTCAAGTCTCTtacaaaaattaataatatttatagtACTATATTGAGTAGCAGTAAttcttcttattattttcatacatatgataaaaataatttgtcatataataatcctgaaaaaaatcattatcataacaaaaaaagtaaaaaaaaaaagaaaaagaaacaaaaaatatacatatatgaTACTATAATTAACACCAATAAAAATGATGTCTTATCAAAGgataaaaaaacaaattatacTTCCAAAGAAGATGATATGTATCTCTCTTATTCaacaaaaacaaataaatcatattctttaaaaaaagataattcttatattttttatagaattaaaagtaataatagCCTAAGCTCCTACAAATATACAACgaaatatattacacaATATCCAACCTTCAAATATTGTAAATCCATAAAAAGCAAAGCATTCAAAATAGAAAAcaaagaaacaaaaaagaaacaaagatttaaacaaaaaaatatgaaaaaatttatgaaaaaagatatcaacaaatatatttatcatgaatcaaacaaatatacaactataaacaaaattaattattttaaccataaaaattatataacatatcaaaaacaaacatatatatctCCTCAATTTAATCACAATACACAATCATATAAGTCTctattttcttcttctacaaataatatatctcTAACTATGCaagcaaaaaaaaaaaaaggaaaaataaaaaaattcattCATCCAACAAATTTTAATTGTAACTATTGTAATAATTATCAATGTAATTGTGAACAACATAGTAAGcaagaatatattaaatatattttacgaacaatgaaaaaacaaaaaaataaagtaaATGCACTCGAAAAAAATGCAGAGAGAATATTAGATATAGTAGAActattgttatataaaagaatgaaggatgtatatttatggaaaaaaattatatgtaacCAAGAACGttataaagaattatatcCACGAGTATTCTACTTTAACAACAATg ACCCCTTAATAGATACACTTgaccaaaaaaaaaaattccTTCCAAAAATCCCAGCACACCAACACTTAACTTCTTACTCAGGACCATCACCTTTCGAAATTTTTGGTAAATACTACACTTCATATAAGGATTTTTATAAGTTAATCAAAGTTAATATTAAATCCTATGATATACAACAATCATCATTCACGttcaataattttttttacaaacCACTTCTATGCTCTGATTCTTTTGAACTATTcaattattatcaaaacAGACAATTGGACttaaataatcatattagaaaaacatacaaaaaaagaaaacaaaaagGCACGGAGcatataaaagatataaacAGAGTAGACCATGCGGACAATATCTGTAATTTAAACAAGGTGAACAATTTTTCATCATGTACTGGTAAGTATGATTtagaaaaaagaaaacataTAAACAGACATAATTacaattttattaaaatggATGAAATACCTAATGAACTCATAGAgcttttaaaatataaaaatatacacatatag
- a CDS encoding gametocyte development protein 1: MNYKKESCAEFKVHRKNISRNNSSNKMIELWYLYLYNHKKGLFYFNIDESDNYNGYYCSDNFVEIYNKIKKNELCRHVISLSSEEYAIKKEEEAKNNYINIKEDIYYNSDIEPYVNDKRCFNFDLISSEYIYDRNIRNNKCFCSEQNKSFNSLLYLNNHLSYFYGNKMEYIENFLEDYNMKRFEDVCNRGILNNFKCDIYEIGIYEENVVSFKLLDCYNGHVIKTTYYMNDDLIFKEIQNLLNKMYPLKHIFNNDNVVKKYQKKVSENLKMEESLKFGIVLDFDYVRECFEKTKKKCMTLLDFLIILDKILEIFRQNCVIMFLHVCIFNDNDTNKDINNYRKRYSYIYEELKDTLKLLEQKGIPVVIRINPFQSVSLLLSSNDFSNPFIQDVNDMYLNEQVDHIVLVTNNSNLISYCYNFDHRIIYSMKNNNVTSINNSIINKQIYIDTTNDISNEHHNDDDHHNNNNNSNIIMFNKPVIVISSLNSLPLKNNKIHDDITLDNFCYMTYIIKTLYFRFQSRNILNMLKNNVNNITNLIINRIDQMNNTNRVIKNKINVLLLDDILNKILPRKENKNMSIHHLLQKTYSPLYYPIHYYIKEKCKYK, encoded by the coding sequence atgaACTACAAAAAAGAGTCTTGCGCAGAATTTAAGGTACATCGGAAGAACATCTCTAGAAATAATAGTAGTAATAAGATGATTGAACTGTggtatttatatttatataatcataagaaaggtttattttattttaatattgatgagagtgataattataatggCTATTATTGTTCTGATAATTTTGTAGAGATTTATAATaagataaaaaagaatgaGTTGTGTCGGCATGTAATAAGTTTAAGTTCTGAAGAGTATgcaattaaaaaagaagaagaagctaagaataattatataaatataaaagaagatatatattataatagtGATATAGAACCATATGTTAATGATAAAAGatgttttaattttgaCTTAATAAGTTctgaatatatttatgatcgtaatataagaaataataaatgttttTGTTCTGAACAGAATAAATCGTTTAACAGTTTATTGTATTTAAATAATCActtatcatatttttatggaaataaaatggaatacattgaaaattttttagaagattataatatgaaaagaTTTGAAGATGTTTGTAATAGAGgtattttaaataattttaaatgtgatatatatgaaataggtatatatgaagaaaatgtggtttcttttaaattacTTGATTGTTATAATGGACATGTTATAAAAACtacatattatatgaatgatgatttaatatttaaGGAAATACAAAACTtgttaaataaaatgtatccactgaaacatatttttaataatgataatgttgtaaaaaaatatcagAAAAAAGTATCTGAAAATTTGAAAATGGAAGAATCTTTAAAATTTGGCATTGTACTTGATTTTGATTATGTAAGAGAATGTTTTGAAaaaactaaaaaaaaatgtatgaCATTATTAGATTTCTTAATAATTTTGGATAAAATATTGGAAATCTTTAGACAAAACTGTGTCATAATGTTTCTGCatgtatgtatttttaatgataacgatacaaataaagatattaataattatagaAAACGATATTCTTATATCTATGAAGAATTAAAAGATACTCTTAAATTATTAGAACAAAAAGGTATTCCTGTTGTTATCAGAATCAATCCATTTCAATCTGTTAGTTTATTATTAAGTTCTAACGATTTTTCTAATCCATTTATACAAGATGTAAATGATATGTATCTAAATGAGCAAGTAGATCATATTGTGTTGGTAACAAATAATTCGAATCTAATATCttattgttataattttgatcatagaattatttattctatgaaaaataataatgttacaagtattaataatagtataataaacaaacaaatatatattgatacTACAAATGACATATCCAATGAACATcataatgatgatgatcatcataataataataataatagcaacattattatgtttaatAAACCTGTAATTGTTATCTCTTCTTTGAATTCTTTACccttaaaaaataataaaatacatGATGATATAACTCTTGACAATTTCTGCTACATGACCTACATTATTAAAACTTTGTATTTTCGTTTTCAATCTAGAAATATACTTAACATGCTCAAAAATAACGTGAACAATATTACTaatttgataataaatCGGATAGATCAAATGAATAACACAAACCGCGTCAtcaaaaacaaaattaatGTCCTCTTATTAGATGATATtcttaataaaatattacctagaaaggaaaataaaaacatgAGCATTCATCATCTACTACAAAAGACATATTCTCCCTTATATTATCCAATTCATTActatataaaagaaaaatgtaaatataaataa
- a CDS encoding gametocytogenesis-implicated protein: MVRQLDEEDIFNMLEEINENENNEDNENNGYNDNNQNNNDNENNDGIDNDEDILNNGFFGSSFNNNNISNILEGGNDSIQLGSNSFFFDRNNNVNRVLVNVDENNLPISSLNGTNHIFGVPNNINMDSLVQTILLASSLIINASARAIATNNRNTRRSTNILTSDGEDTMEEVIDDGMEEIDLNDDSDYIHIENPLDEYENMEYELLHGVSDSTNLSRYNGIVNDNFSFVDEEDLIIFDDDATLETQSLIADEHPLSEIGEGEELFADIDEFSSANESTPRDNVVYIRGDIVLGDNEIIIENGEIIYNNNRELFEDIPEMLETTDILQDREQVFEYNISVENQNTTNDNSYNFNAPQENTVANYNLSRFLQRYGTYTPPTQHNISIHSDGHSLTTDNNLFNYVNSSYIRENSLYPGSFEMARYADRYQMGDTIAEGYLF; encoded by the exons ATGGTAAGGCAGTTGGATGAGGAAGATATATTCAATATGTTagaagaaataaatgaaaatgaaaataatgaagataaCGAGAATAATGgatataatgataataaccaaaataataatgataatgaaaaCAATGATGGTATAGATAACGATGAggatattttaaataatggATTTTTTGGTTCTTCgtttaataataacaatatcagtaatatattagaaGGTGGAAACGATTCAATACAATTAGGTTCAaatagttttttttttgatagAAACAATAATGTCAATCGAGTATTGGTTAATGTAGATGAGAATAATTTACCAATAAGTTCATTGAATGGGACTAATCATATTTTTGGTGTTcctaataatataaatatggaTTCATTGGTTCAGACCATTCTTTTAGCTTCTAGTTTGATAATTAAC GCGTCAGCACGAGCTATAGCTACGAATAATAGAAATACTAGAAGAAGCACCAACATTTTAACATCTGACGGAGAGGATACTATGGAAGAAGTAATAGATGATGGTATGGAAGAAATTGATTTAAATGATGACTCCgattatatacatattgAAAACCCTTTGGatgaatatgaaaatatggAATATGAACTATTGCATGGAGTTTCTGACAGTACGAATTTGTCACGTTATAATGGCATAgttaatgataatttttcatttgttGATGAAGAAGATTTAATTATCTTTGATGATGATGCAACGTTAGAAACACAATCATTGATAGCAGATGAACATCCTTTGTCAGAAATAGGAGAAGGAGAAGAATTATTTGCAGATATAGATGAATTCTCTTCAGCAAACGAAAGTACTCCTAGAGATAATGTTGTATATATAAGAGGTGATATTGTATTAGGAgataatgaaataataatagaaaatggagaaattatatataataataatcgAGAATTATTTGAAGATATACCAGAAATGTTGGAAACTACAGATATATTACAAGATAGAGAACAAGtttttgaatataatatatctgtagaaaatcaaaatacaacaaatgataattcatataattttaatgCACCACAAGAAAATACAGTAGcaaattataatttatcCAGATTTTTACAAAGATATGGAACATATACTCCTCCTACTCAACATAATATATCCATACATTCAGATGGACATTCATTGACAACTGACAATAATCTTTTTAATTATGTTAATAGTTCTTATATTAGAGAAAATTCATTATATCCAGGTAGCTTTGAAATGGCTCGATATGCCGACAGATATCAAATGGGAGATACTATAGCAGAAggatatttattttaa
- a CDS encoding putative U2 small nuclear ribonucleoprotein B'': protein MDGGDIPPNQTLYVNNLEDKINVNDLKFLLYEFFCPYGNIIDINIKKNHKGRGQAFIVFNNIASSTLAYKNLKGKLFLNKNININYAKTKSRIIQKLEGTYNPLLNFNKSKHNIQYKSNEFYTLLVQNLPDEINKNALEILFNQYPGFYEVRYIPAKNLAFVDFTTQQHAEISMTGLQNFKLTPHHPMKISWGT from the coding sequence ATGGATGGTGGTGATATTCCGCCGAACCAAACGCTCTACGTAAATAATTTGGAAGATAAGATTAACGTCAATGACctaaaatttttattatatgaatttttttgtccttatggaaatattatagatattaatataaaaaaaaaccatAAAGGTAGAGGTCAAGcttttattgtttttaataatatagcTTCTTCTACCTTAGCATATAAAAATCTCAAAGGGAAATTATTTCTcaacaaaaatataaatattaattatgCCAAAACAAAATCAAGAATAATTCAAAAACTAGAAGGTACATATAATCCTctattaaattttaataaatcaaaacataatatacaatataaatCAAATGAATTCTATACTTTATTAGTTCAAAATCTACCAGatgaaattaataaaaatgcTTTAGAAATTCTTTTTAATCAATATCCAGGATTTTATGAAGTCAGATATATACCTGCAAAAAATCTTGCCTTTGTTGATTTTACAACACAACAACATGCAGAAATTTCCATGACAGGATTacaaaattttaaattaacTCCACATCATCCGATGAAAATATCATGGGGCACATAA
- a CDS encoding putative exported protein (Plasmodium exported protein, unknown function), translating into MIFCKDNKKKESNKKINVYRVVEDDICLTKNKKIWKRKLFFEMNLLRFLFSKCSFVVVLFLYVFFVQRFYNLTEKKGKESKNERERYSEAEEHRDSRNLAERIDVPLQEHLENSKEEDEHGFRILLQNMNPEFSHDEEENHVNNNKSEEEINDDILRALKILKGVEKTWYEKCLKERIRYWEVKRCFWNDIEDITWNDLYFGPLTRDMDIDWKKNIWNIWMDNVYKQMWKEDMKDARHFKTRIKRAYTYQEIKNRFHQKEKGLNEKKGKIINQWNIFITKCVEEWKKEKTRRTKRQIPLCLEHIKGNGYPI; encoded by the exons atgaTCTTTTGTAAAgataataagaaaaaagagtcaaacaaaaaaattaatgtGTACAGAGTTGTAGAAGATGATATATGTTTGActaagaataaaaaaatttggaaaagaaaattattttttgaaatgAACCTATTAAGGTTCCTTTTTAGTAAATGCAGTTTTGTAGTAgttctttttttgtatgttttttttgtacaa AGATTTTATAACTTGACAGAGAAGAAAGGAAAGGAGAGTAAGAATGAGAGGGAGAGGTATAGTGAGGCAGAGGAGCATAGAGATTCAAGAAATTTAGCTGAACGTATTGATGTTCCATTGCAAGAACATTTAGAAAATTCGAAGGAAGAAGATGAACATGGATTTAGGATATTGTTACAGAATATGAATCCTGAATTTTCACatgatgaagaagaaaatcatgttaataataataaatcagaagaagaaataaatgatGACATTTTAAGAGCTTTAAAAATACTTAAAGGTGTTGAAAAGACATGGTATGAAAAATGTTTAAAAGAAAGAATAAGATACTGGGAAGTTAAAAGATGTTTCTGGAATGATATTGAAGATATCACTTGGaatgatttatattttggTCCTTTAACTAGAGATATGGATATTGAttggaaaaaaaatatttggAATATTTGGATGGATAATGTTTATAAACAAATGTGGAAAGAAGATATGAAAGATGCTAGACATTTTAAAACGAGAATTAAAAGAGCTTATACTTATcaagaaattaaaaatagatttcatcaaaaagaaaaaggattaaatgaaaaaaaaggaaaaattattaaccagtggaatatatttataaccAAATGTGTAGAAGAATggaaaaaagaaaaaacacGAAGAACAAAAAG GCAAATACCTTTATGTCTTGAACATATTAAAGGAAATGGATATCctatataa